One segment of Coffea arabica cultivar ET-39 chromosome 7c, Coffea Arabica ET-39 HiFi, whole genome shotgun sequence DNA contains the following:
- the LOC113699167 gene encoding pentatricopeptide repeat-containing protein At4g02820, mitochondrial-like, with product MEVPEIRLRSSELDKPILKPMLDTLPSGIQASARFICNSRPSFIKQRPCLTKRQKKKKLWAVEEGKEIKNGSSSAAFCSKQIFTWMEAKERSRMSAADHALRLELTITVHIVEKAEEHFETLLDTVSNKAASLPLFHSYVKERSTEKAEALMQKMNSLGLIVNPIHITR from the exons ATGGAAGTACCAGAAATAAGATTGAGGTCATCTGAGTTGGACAAGCCAATTTTGAAGCCAATGTTGGATACGCTACCATCTGGTATCCAGGCTTCAGCACGGTTCATTTGCAATAGTCGTCCTTCCTTCATAAAACAGCGACCGTGTTTAACAAagagacagaaaaaaaaaaaactgtgggCTGTAGAAGAGGGGAAAGAAATCAAGAATGGCAGTTCGTCTGCAGCTTTTTGCTCCAAGCag ATATTCACATGGATGGAGGCTAAAGAAAGATCTCGAATGTCTGCTGCTGATCATGCATTGAGGTTGGAATTGACGATTACAGTGCACATTGTAGAGAAAGCTGAAGAGCATTTTGAAACTTTGCTTGACACTGTTTCTAACAAAGCTGCCAGTCTCCCTCTTTTTCACTCTTATGTTAAAGAAAGGTCCACTGAGAAGGCTGAGGCTTTGATGCAGAAGATGAACAGCTTGGGACTAATTGTAAACCCCATCCATATAACGAGATGA
- the LOC113699166 gene encoding phosphoribosylaminoimidazole-succinocarboxamide synthase, chloroplastic, with amino-acid sequence MAQNCLGGVLNPSKTLKPKCIPINHSNPSSLSSSSLRKFILTKSKKCLPPSICISASMSSSQQHQPPPSLESLKTSERRNEVLNAIHSSLNNCLFETHLDLTVPGLKSKTRGKVRDIYDGGNYLVLVTTDRQSAFDRVLASVPFKGQVLNETSLWWFNKTQHIVPNAVVSAPDKNVTIAKKCSIFPIEFVVRGYVTGSTDTSLWAVYKKGVRNYCGNVLPDGMVKNQKLSENILTPTTKAADHDVPVTPDEIIQCGLMSRADYEEASKRALQLFEYGQHVAMKHGLVLVDTKYEFGKAPDGTVLLVDEVHTPDSSRYWIGHSYQERFWNGLEPENVDKEFLRLWFNDHCNPYEDKVLPDAPEELVSELAWRYIFLFETITDSSFEIPTAKEPIHDRITQNVSQALKSLL; translated from the exons ATGGCCCAGAATTGTTTAGGAGGAGTTTTGAACCCATCCAAAACCCTCAAGCCAAAATGCATACCaatcaaccattcaaacccTTCATCCCTCTCATCATCTTCTTTGCGTAAATTCATTCTAACAAAATCCAAGAAGTGCCTTCCTCCATCAATTTGTATCTCTGCATCAATGTCATCAAGCCAGCAGCACCAACCGCCACCTTCTCTTGAGTCTTTGAAAACCAGTGAACGCAGAAATGAAGTCTTGAATGCTATCCATAGCTCATTAAACAATTGTTTATTTGAAACCCATCTTGATTTAACCGTTCCTGGTCTTAAATCCAAAACCAGAGGCAAG GTTAGGGACATTTATGATGGAGGAAATTATCTTGTGCTGGTAACAACAGATCGGCAAAGTGCATTTGACAGAGTTCTTGCTTCAGTCCCCTTCAAGGGGCAG GTGCTTAATGAGACAAGTTTGTGGTGGTTTAATAAAACTCAGCACATTGTTCCAAATGCAGTGGTGTCTGCACCAGATAAGAATGTGACCATCGCAAAGAAATGTTCAATATTTCCTATTGAATTTGTTG ttagGGGTTATGTGACTGGAAGTACTGATACATCATTGTGGGCTGTCTACAAAAAGGGAGTTCGGAATTACTGTGGCAATGTACTTCCTGATG GAATGGTGAAAAATCAAAAGCTATCAGAAAATATTCTCACACCTACTACTAAAGCTGCTGATCATGATGTTCCTGTGACTCCGGATGAG ATAATTCAATGTGGTTTAATGTCTCGAGCAGATTACGAGGAAGCAAGTAAGAGGGCACTACAGTTATTTGAATATGGTCAG CACGTGGCAATGAAACATGGCCTCGTATTGGTAGACACCAAGTATGAATTTGGAAAAGCACCTGATGGTACTGTGCTTTTGGTTGATGAG GTGCATACTCCAGACTCGAGTAGATATTGGATTGGTCATTCTTATCAAGAACGCTTTTGGAATGGCCTTGAACCAGAAAATGTTGACAAG GAGTTCTTGAGGCTATGGTTCAATGATCATTGCAACCCATATGAAGATAAG GTCTTGCCTGATGCTCCAGAAGAACTGGTTTCTGAATTAGCTTGGCG ATATATATTCTTGTTCGAGACAATAACAGATTCAAGTTTTGAAATACCTACAGCAAAG GAGCCAATACATGATCGAATCACCCAAAATGTTTCGCAAGCGCTGAAGTCTCTCTTATAG
- the LOC113698488 gene encoding uncharacterized protein isoform X2, which produces MASSRINADWSNRSAAYRAVLEGKKQSVETFRSFWREEGVKPLDKCGDTVLHFLAIYGNVAAFRLLLQDGLVTSENLKAKNVNGDTALHEAARFGHKDVAEIMLRTEKDLASERNKLGETPLFVAAACGKKEAFSLLEKHIGDCMMRRNDGCTILHAAVIGGCYSLAICILESYPDLAGKRNEKGKTALHLLAEKPESFRSGSAYTLKDLGRKSLIPLHILRTIIYSCIAVLYKESQPVNSAEDPSNSASIHKLNRSSFANFILGFPWLKEIDDAKQSHAVALMLAERLIRAEDWSHYVHAEDKDLEVSQFGMISSEKKNRLPDPLIQATRLGIIEVVQEILSVHPEAAYTFDGKGRNILQIAVEERKWFLYDYLMTSGTHMDRMLSAIDYEGNSIIHLAARLEPPPSPSTPPAVVPQMMWEVLWFKTAKQVFETNHASLRENAERTVRDLANTVLIVSVLIGTINFAAIFTVPGGFDQTTGEPIFLKNRRWEFGLLMFYLAGGLFSSLFTMGTLLVIIFLRFETEDFYVSLPCYYVMDMIAIFYSAVFTIVACCQALIVQKVVITDFRPFVVFFFIYVLVALVLMETSYRMFDYVYYLIRYSLSYRGQES; this is translated from the exons ATGGCAAGCTCAAGAATCAACGCGGATTGGAGCAACCGATCTGCTGCCTACAGAGCAGTCttagagggaaaaaaacagtCAGTGGAAACCTTTCGCAGTTTCTGGAGGGAAGAAGGTGTGAAACCACTTGATAAATGTGGTGATACTGTTCTCCATTTTCTGGCCATTTACGGAAATGTGGCTGCTTTCAGATTACTTCTCCAAGACGGTCTTGTGACCAGCGAAAATCTGAAGGCAAAGAATGTCAATGGCGACACTGCATTGCATGAAGCTGCAAGATTTGGCCACAAGGATGTTGCAGAGATCATGTTAAGGACAGAAAAGGATTTGGCGTCTGAGCGCAACAAACTGGGTGAAACCCCTCTTTTTGTGGCTGCTGCATGTGGGAAAAAGGAAGCTTTCTCACTTCTGGAAAAGCACATCGGTGATTGCATGATGAGGAGGAATGATGGATGCACAATCCTTCATGCTGCTGTAATTGGAGGATGTTACA GTTTGGCAATTTGCATATTGGAGTCGTATCCTGATCTTGCTGGCAAAcgtaatgaaaaaggaaaaactgcTTTACATCTTTTGGCTGAAAAACCAGAGTCCTTCAGGAGTGGTTCTGCCTACACGCTCAAAGATCTTGGGAGGAAGTCCCTCATTCCTCTGCATATACTCCGAACTATAATCTATTCTT GTATTGCGGTCTTGTACAAGGAATCGCAACCTGTCAATAGTGCAGAAGACCCAAGCAATTCAGCttccattcataaattgaaCAGATCTTCTTTTGCCAATTTTATCTTGG GTTTTCCTTGGCTTAAAGAAATTGATGATGCAAAGCAAAGCCATGCAGTTGCACTAATGCTTGCAGAAAGGTTAATCAGAGCAGAAGATTGGAGCCACTATGTGCATGCAGAGGACAAAGATCTTGAAGTCAGCCAGTTCGGGATGATATcatcagaaaagaaaaataggttGCCAGATCCACTAATACAAGCAACGAGGCTGGGCATCATTGAGGTAGTTCAGGAAATCCTCAGTGTGCACCCTGAAGCTGCGTATACCTTCGATGGAAAAGGAAGGAATATACTGCAAATTGCAGTGGAGGAGAGAAAATGGTTCTTGTACGACTACTTGATGACTAGTGGTACTCACATGGACAGAATGCTAAGCGCTATTGATTACGAAGGAAATAGCATTATACATCTCGCAGCACGCCTGGAACCCCCTCCCAGTCCCAGCACACCCCCTGCAGTTGTTCCGCAAATGATGTGGGAAGTCCTGTGGTTTAAG ACAGCAAAACAAGTATTCGAGACGAACCATGCAAGTCTGCGCGAAAATGCTGAGAGAACTGTGAGAGATTTGGCCAACACTGTGTTGATTGTGTCTGTCCTCATTGGTACCATAAACTTTGCTGCAATTTTTACTGTACCTGGAGGTTTCGATCAAACGACTGGAGAGCCCATTTTTCTGAAGAACCGGCGCTGGGAATTCGGCTTGTTGATGTTCTACTTAGCAGGAGGGCTGTTCTCCTCTCTGTTCACCATGGGGACTCTGCTTGTGATCATCTTTTTGCGATTTGAAACTGAGGATTTTTATGTTTCCCTCCCCTGCTACTATGTGATGGACATGATTGCCATCTTCTACTCCGCGGTCTTCACAATCGTAGCATGTTGCCAAGCATTAATAGTGCAGAAAGTTGTGATTACTGACTTCAGACCCTTTGTGGTGTTCTTCTTTATCTATGTTCTGGTGGCCCTTGTGCTCATGGAAACATCATATCGGATGTTCGACTATGTGTATTACCTGATTCGATATTCACTTTCTTACAGAGGGCAAGAATCTTAA
- the LOC113698488 gene encoding uncharacterized protein isoform X1 gives MASSRINADWSNRSAAYRAVLEGKKQSVETFRSFWREEGVKPLDKCGDTVLHFLAIYGNVAAFRLLLQDGLVTSENLKAKNVNGDTALHEAARFGHKDVAEIMLRTEKDLASERNKLGETPLFVAAACGKKEAFSLLEKHIGDCMMRRNDGCTILHAAVIGGCYSLAICILESYPDLAGKRNEKGKTALHLLAEKPESFRSGSAYTLKDLGRKSLIPLHILRTIIYSCIAVLYKESQPVNSAEDPSNSASIHKLNRSSFANFILGFPWLKEIDDAKQSHAVALMLAERLIRAEDWSHYVHAEDKDLEVSQFGMISSEKKNRLPDPLIQATRLGIIEVVQEILSVHPEAAYTFDGKGRNILQIAVEERKWFLYDYLMTSGTHMDRMLSAIDYEGNSIIHLAARLEPPPSPSTPPAVVPQMMWEVLWFKRVQYDAFPYLWQLQNSDGKTAKQVFETNHASLRENAERTVRDLANTVLIVSVLIGTINFAAIFTVPGGFDQTTGEPIFLKNRRWEFGLLMFYLAGGLFSSLFTMGTLLVIIFLRFETEDFYVSLPCYYVMDMIAIFYSAVFTIVACCQALIVQKVVITDFRPFVVFFFIYVLVALVLMETSYRMFDYVYYLIRYSLSYRGQES, from the exons ATGGCAAGCTCAAGAATCAACGCGGATTGGAGCAACCGATCTGCTGCCTACAGAGCAGTCttagagggaaaaaaacagtCAGTGGAAACCTTTCGCAGTTTCTGGAGGGAAGAAGGTGTGAAACCACTTGATAAATGTGGTGATACTGTTCTCCATTTTCTGGCCATTTACGGAAATGTGGCTGCTTTCAGATTACTTCTCCAAGACGGTCTTGTGACCAGCGAAAATCTGAAGGCAAAGAATGTCAATGGCGACACTGCATTGCATGAAGCTGCAAGATTTGGCCACAAGGATGTTGCAGAGATCATGTTAAGGACAGAAAAGGATTTGGCGTCTGAGCGCAACAAACTGGGTGAAACCCCTCTTTTTGTGGCTGCTGCATGTGGGAAAAAGGAAGCTTTCTCACTTCTGGAAAAGCACATCGGTGATTGCATGATGAGGAGGAATGATGGATGCACAATCCTTCATGCTGCTGTAATTGGAGGATGTTACA GTTTGGCAATTTGCATATTGGAGTCGTATCCTGATCTTGCTGGCAAAcgtaatgaaaaaggaaaaactgcTTTACATCTTTTGGCTGAAAAACCAGAGTCCTTCAGGAGTGGTTCTGCCTACACGCTCAAAGATCTTGGGAGGAAGTCCCTCATTCCTCTGCATATACTCCGAACTATAATCTATTCTT GTATTGCGGTCTTGTACAAGGAATCGCAACCTGTCAATAGTGCAGAAGACCCAAGCAATTCAGCttccattcataaattgaaCAGATCTTCTTTTGCCAATTTTATCTTGG GTTTTCCTTGGCTTAAAGAAATTGATGATGCAAAGCAAAGCCATGCAGTTGCACTAATGCTTGCAGAAAGGTTAATCAGAGCAGAAGATTGGAGCCACTATGTGCATGCAGAGGACAAAGATCTTGAAGTCAGCCAGTTCGGGATGATATcatcagaaaagaaaaataggttGCCAGATCCACTAATACAAGCAACGAGGCTGGGCATCATTGAGGTAGTTCAGGAAATCCTCAGTGTGCACCCTGAAGCTGCGTATACCTTCGATGGAAAAGGAAGGAATATACTGCAAATTGCAGTGGAGGAGAGAAAATGGTTCTTGTACGACTACTTGATGACTAGTGGTACTCACATGGACAGAATGCTAAGCGCTATTGATTACGAAGGAAATAGCATTATACATCTCGCAGCACGCCTGGAACCCCCTCCCAGTCCCAGCACACCCCCTGCAGTTGTTCCGCAAATGATGTGGGAAGTCCTGTGGTTTAAG CGGGTGCAATATGACGCTTTTCCATATCTTTGGCAACTACAAAATTCTGATGGGAAGACAGCAAAACAAGTATTCGAGACGAACCATGCAAGTCTGCGCGAAAATGCTGAGAGAACTGTGAGAGATTTGGCCAACACTGTGTTGATTGTGTCTGTCCTCATTGGTACCATAAACTTTGCTGCAATTTTTACTGTACCTGGAGGTTTCGATCAAACGACTGGAGAGCCCATTTTTCTGAAGAACCGGCGCTGGGAATTCGGCTTGTTGATGTTCTACTTAGCAGGAGGGCTGTTCTCCTCTCTGTTCACCATGGGGACTCTGCTTGTGATCATCTTTTTGCGATTTGAAACTGAGGATTTTTATGTTTCCCTCCCCTGCTACTATGTGATGGACATGATTGCCATCTTCTACTCCGCGGTCTTCACAATCGTAGCATGTTGCCAAGCATTAATAGTGCAGAAAGTTGTGATTACTGACTTCAGACCCTTTGTGGTGTTCTTCTTTATCTATGTTCTGGTGGCCCTTGTGCTCATGGAAACATCATATCGGATGTTCGACTATGTGTATTACCTGATTCGATATTCACTTTCTTACAGAGGGCAAGAATCTTAA
- the LOC113698488 gene encoding uncharacterized protein isoform X3 has translation MASSRINADWSNRSAAYRAVLEGKKQSVETFRSFWREEGVKPLDKCGDTVLHFLAIYGNVAAFRLLLQDGLVTSENLKAKNVNGDTALHEAARFGHKDVAEIMLRTEKDLASERNKLGETPLFVAAACGKKEAFSLLEKHIGDCMMRRNDGCTILHAAVIGGCYSLAICILESYPDLAGKRNEKGKTALHLLAEKPESFRSGSAYTLKDLGRKSLIPLHILRTIIYSCFPWLKEIDDAKQSHAVALMLAERLIRAEDWSHYVHAEDKDLEVSQFGMISSEKKNRLPDPLIQATRLGIIEVVQEILSVHPEAAYTFDGKGRNILQIAVEERKWFLYDYLMTSGTHMDRMLSAIDYEGNSIIHLAARLEPPPSPSTPPAVVPQMMWEVLWFKRVQYDAFPYLWQLQNSDGKTAKQVFETNHASLRENAERTVRDLANTVLIVSVLIGTINFAAIFTVPGGFDQTTGEPIFLKNRRWEFGLLMFYLAGGLFSSLFTMGTLLVIIFLRFETEDFYVSLPCYYVMDMIAIFYSAVFTIVACCQALIVQKVVITDFRPFVVFFFIYVLVALVLMETSYRMFDYVYYLIRYSLSYRGQES, from the exons ATGGCAAGCTCAAGAATCAACGCGGATTGGAGCAACCGATCTGCTGCCTACAGAGCAGTCttagagggaaaaaaacagtCAGTGGAAACCTTTCGCAGTTTCTGGAGGGAAGAAGGTGTGAAACCACTTGATAAATGTGGTGATACTGTTCTCCATTTTCTGGCCATTTACGGAAATGTGGCTGCTTTCAGATTACTTCTCCAAGACGGTCTTGTGACCAGCGAAAATCTGAAGGCAAAGAATGTCAATGGCGACACTGCATTGCATGAAGCTGCAAGATTTGGCCACAAGGATGTTGCAGAGATCATGTTAAGGACAGAAAAGGATTTGGCGTCTGAGCGCAACAAACTGGGTGAAACCCCTCTTTTTGTGGCTGCTGCATGTGGGAAAAAGGAAGCTTTCTCACTTCTGGAAAAGCACATCGGTGATTGCATGATGAGGAGGAATGATGGATGCACAATCCTTCATGCTGCTGTAATTGGAGGATGTTACA GTTTGGCAATTTGCATATTGGAGTCGTATCCTGATCTTGCTGGCAAAcgtaatgaaaaaggaaaaactgcTTTACATCTTTTGGCTGAAAAACCAGAGTCCTTCAGGAGTGGTTCTGCCTACACGCTCAAAGATCTTGGGAGGAAGTCCCTCATTCCTCTGCATATACTCCGAACTATAATCTATTCTT GTTTTCCTTGGCTTAAAGAAATTGATGATGCAAAGCAAAGCCATGCAGTTGCACTAATGCTTGCAGAAAGGTTAATCAGAGCAGAAGATTGGAGCCACTATGTGCATGCAGAGGACAAAGATCTTGAAGTCAGCCAGTTCGGGATGATATcatcagaaaagaaaaataggttGCCAGATCCACTAATACAAGCAACGAGGCTGGGCATCATTGAGGTAGTTCAGGAAATCCTCAGTGTGCACCCTGAAGCTGCGTATACCTTCGATGGAAAAGGAAGGAATATACTGCAAATTGCAGTGGAGGAGAGAAAATGGTTCTTGTACGACTACTTGATGACTAGTGGTACTCACATGGACAGAATGCTAAGCGCTATTGATTACGAAGGAAATAGCATTATACATCTCGCAGCACGCCTGGAACCCCCTCCCAGTCCCAGCACACCCCCTGCAGTTGTTCCGCAAATGATGTGGGAAGTCCTGTGGTTTAAG CGGGTGCAATATGACGCTTTTCCATATCTTTGGCAACTACAAAATTCTGATGGGAAGACAGCAAAACAAGTATTCGAGACGAACCATGCAAGTCTGCGCGAAAATGCTGAGAGAACTGTGAGAGATTTGGCCAACACTGTGTTGATTGTGTCTGTCCTCATTGGTACCATAAACTTTGCTGCAATTTTTACTGTACCTGGAGGTTTCGATCAAACGACTGGAGAGCCCATTTTTCTGAAGAACCGGCGCTGGGAATTCGGCTTGTTGATGTTCTACTTAGCAGGAGGGCTGTTCTCCTCTCTGTTCACCATGGGGACTCTGCTTGTGATCATCTTTTTGCGATTTGAAACTGAGGATTTTTATGTTTCCCTCCCCTGCTACTATGTGATGGACATGATTGCCATCTTCTACTCCGCGGTCTTCACAATCGTAGCATGTTGCCAAGCATTAATAGTGCAGAAAGTTGTGATTACTGACTTCAGACCCTTTGTGGTGTTCTTCTTTATCTATGTTCTGGTGGCCCTTGTGCTCATGGAAACATCATATCGGATGTTCGACTATGTGTATTACCTGATTCGATATTCACTTTCTTACAGAGGGCAAGAATCTTAA
- the LOC113699638 gene encoding uncharacterized protein, translating into MQRQQFYSPALHHHYHHYQENMGIYPQRIQENMGIYDGQCVFFPPPDQTPFYPVPSAYGFPVYPQFIQPGYDSRDFFLPSPLQYYYGHPAEAMYYDQNDNYYLNQEQNLQWPQSHLRESDQTPDFLYRLSFSPEDETVILDLDAEENYPLGSFASEDESPARALDVEFVNEDGSLASVRIPADDPIVEFLLQSVPEGVNSENSGLTEATISEHLEIRNYQTLADQEPEICVVCQCEYENGETIGTLECRHEYHADCIKRWLMEKNVCPLCTREGIQQKSKLRIF; encoded by the coding sequence ATGCAGCGGCAGCAGTTCTATTCACCTGCTCTTCATCACCATTATCATCACTACCAGGAAAACATGGGAATTTACCCGCAAAGGATTCAGGAAAACATGGGAATTTACGACGGACAGTGTGTTTTCTTCCCCCCGCCTGATCAGACCCCTTTTTACCCTGTTCCATCAGCTTATGGCTTCCCAGTTTATCCTCAATTCATTCAGCCAGGTTATGATTCCCGAGATTTTTTTCTCCCTAGCCCTCTGCAATACTACTACGGTCATCCTGCTGAAGCGATGTACTATGATCAGAACGACAATTACTATCTTAATCAAGAACAGAACCTCCAATGGCCCCAGAGCCATCTTCGAGAATCTGATCAGACACCGGACTTCCTCTACCGTTTGAGCTTCTCACCGGAAGACGAGACTGTCATACTTGATTTGGACGCAGAGGAGAACTACCCTCTTGGGAGCTTTGCATCAGAAGATGAAAGTCCCGCACGTGCACTGGATGTGGAGTTCGTCAATGAGGATGGAAGTCTTGCCAGCGTCAGGATTCCTGCTGATGACCCAATCGTTGAGTTCCTACTACAATCGGTCCCAGAAGGCGTGAATAGTGAAAATAGTGGCTTGACAGAAGCAACCATCTCAGAGCACCTGGAAATCAGAAATTATCAAACGCTTGCTGATCAAGAACCTGAAATTTGCGTAGTTTGCCAGTGCGAGTACGAGAATGGGGAGACAATTGGAACTCTAGAATGCAGGCATGAGTACCATGCCGACTGCATCAAAAGGTGGTTAATGGAGAAGAATGTTTGCCCTCTTTGCACACGTGAAGGAATTCAACAGAAAAGCAAATTGAGAATTTTTTAA